One Littorina saxatilis isolate snail1 linkage group LG1, US_GU_Lsax_2.0, whole genome shotgun sequence genomic window carries:
- the LOC138982882 gene encoding uncharacterized protein — translation MASPSLLTISCLVAMLCMEGLHASGVLGNCHKKCRAEEELKRLCKVERSCEQFLPDFGMFLECIAPCTQIGNNCFQRCAFKTDDIADTCLSRCGLGDVNGGAGPLTPGYASSNGVSTAEQDNSHSTLCYKSCYDGMLNDAMNRLYRKRP, via the exons ATGGCATCCCCCAGCCTTCTAACCATCAGCTGCTTGGTCGCCATGCTGTGCATGGAAGGTCTCCACGCCTCTGGTGTGCTCGGGAACTGTCACAAGAAGTGTCGGGCCGAGGAAGAACTCAAACGCCTTTGCAAG GTGGAGCGGAGTTGTGAGCAGTTCCTTCCCGACTTCGGCATGTTCCTAGAATGCATTGCACCCTGCACTCAGATCGGCAACAACTGCTTCCAACGCTGTGCCTTCAAGACCGACGACATCGCTGACACGTGTCTCAGCCGTTGCGGTTTGGGTGACGTCAATGGTGGCGCCGGACCGCTGACGCCTGGTTACGCAAGCAGCAATGGCGTCAGCACCGCGGAGCAGGACAACTCACACAGCACTCTGTGCTACAAGTCTTGTTATGACGGCATGCTGAATGACGCCATGAACAG GTTGTACAGAAAGCGGCCATAA